One genomic window of Micropterus dolomieu isolate WLL.071019.BEF.003 ecotype Adirondacks linkage group LG06, ASM2129224v1, whole genome shotgun sequence includes the following:
- the LOC123973087 gene encoding MAGUK p55 subfamily member 7-like codes for MLSRTEHRGVCRLLSSVMSGTESHTDREEDYRFLHSMLMEKKLHLLFKVKTHIHERLKRFEKRSPIPVQEHAASLATDLAEELIYQGWRDEVKELLALFSKPYFKSLLSVHDAVAQRDFEPTLPPIPDEVLEEDEDSVKIVSLVKTKEPLGATIKRDKSSGAIVVARIMRGGAADKSGLIHEGDELKEVNGVSLEHRKPKEILSFLARSQGEVTFKIIPASSKEEISNRIESNEKKLFLRALFDYDPNKDPTVPCKDAAVAFKRGDVLQIVSMEDDTWWQARHLGDCNTRAGLIPSQQLHERRVALQRPKILFKPQRVKPPVMEDVDYGAITGIHIAGLRRSFRLGRKSSLAREAARSRRWSTVVHGSIRPHTYIEVIPYHREPKGQHRLVILVGPSGVGVNELKRRLLISDPDHYGVTVPYTTREKRRQEKEGVDYHFVSLQMFEEDILNHRFIEYGRYGGHYYGTSLHSVHRVMAEGKVCLLDVHPTKIQHVYTSEFKPYVVFVKPPHIEELRLTRRKAKFICDEENKNSVKIFSEEDFEDMINLAESMESQYGHLFDKVIVNGDIAVAFRELKDDLKKIEEAEVQWIPAEWICSSPTKARRSCGHLDSWI; via the exons ATGCTGAGCCGAACAGAGCACAGAG gcgTGTGCAGGCTGCTATCATCTGTGATGTCTGGAACAGAGTCTcatacagacagagaggaggactACAGGTTCCTCCACAGCATGTTGATGGAGAAGAAGCTTCACCTGCTCTTCAAGGTGAAGACACAT ATCCACGAGCGTCTGAAGCGTTTTGAGAAGCGAAGCCCCATCCCCGTCCAAGAGCACGCGGCGAGTCTGGCCACAGAT TTGGCGGAGGAGCTGATATACCAAGGCTGGAGAGATGAAGTTAAAGAACTGCTTGCCCTCTTTTCCAAACCCTACTTTAAG AGTCTCCTGTCTGTCCATGACGCAGTCGCTCAGAGAGACTTCGAGCCTACACTGCCGCCAATACCTGATGAAGTACTGGAGGAGGACGAGGATTCAGTCAAAATTGTCAGTCTGGTCAAAACCAAAGAGCCCCTG GGGGCAACAATTAAGAGGGATAAATCCAGTGGGGCTATTGTTGTGGCGAGGATCATGAGAGGAGGTGCAGCTGATAAAAGCG GCCTGATCCATGAAGGAGATGAGCTGAAAGAGGTGAATGGAGTCTCACTGGAGCACAGGAAGCCAAAGGAAATCCTTTCTTTTCTG GCTCGTTCTCAGGGGGAAGTTACATTCAAAATCATTCCTGCTTCCTCCAAGGAAGAAATATCCAATCGAATTGAATCGAATGAAAAGAAG TTGTTTTTGCGGGCTCTTTTTGACTATGATCCTAACAAGGATCCCACCGTTCCATGCAAGGATGCAGCAGTAGCCTTTAAAAGGGGCGACGTCCTCCAGATTGTCAGCATGGAGGATGACACCTGGTGGCAGGCCCGTCACCTCGGGGACTGCAACACCAGGGCAGGGCTCATCCCCTCGCAGCAGCTCCATGAGAG GAGAGTTGCACTACAGCGACCTAAAATCCTGTTCAAACCTCAGCGAGTCAAACCACCAG TCATGGAGGATGTAGACTACGGAGCTATAACAGGGATCCACATTG CTGGTTTAAGAAGGAGTTTCCGACTCGGGAGAAAGAGCAGTCTGGCCAGAGAAGCTGCTCGGTCCAGAAGGTGGAGCACAGTGGTACACGGCTCAATACGGCCCCATACCTACATTGAGGTGATCCCCTACCACAGAGAACCCAAGGGGCAACACCGTCTGGTCATTCTGGTTG GACCCAGCGGCGTTGGCGTTAATGAACTGAAGAGGAGGCTCCTGATATCCGACCCTGACCACTATGGCGTCACTGTACCGT ACACCACACGTGAGAAGAGAAGGCAGGAGAAGGAAGGGGTGGATTATCATTTTGTATCACTTCAAATGTTTGAAGAGGACATTCTCAATCATAG GTTTATAGAATATGGGAGATATGGTGGACACTACTATGGAACAAGTCTACACTCTGTGCACAGAGTGATGGCTGAGGGCAAGGTGTGCCTCTTGGATGTGCACCCTACT AAAATACAGCATGTGTACACATCTGAGTTCAAACCTTACGTGGTGTTTGTGAAGCCCCCGCATATTGAGGAGCTACGCCTCACCAGACGAAAAGCTAAATTCATCTGCGATGAAGAGAACAAGAACTCAGTCAAGATCTTTTCA GAGGAGGATTTTGAGGACATGATTAACTTGGCTGAAAGCATGGAGAGCCAGTACGGTCACTTGTTTGACAAGGTGATCGTTAATGGAGACATCGCTGTGGCATTCAGAGAGCTGAAGGACGACCTCAAGAAGATAGAAGAGGCAGAAGTCCAGTGGATTCCTGCAGAGTGGATCTGCTCCTCACCAACAAAAGCACGGAGAAGTTGTGGTCATTTGGACAGCTGGATTTGA
- the LOC123972518 gene encoding homeobox protein Mohawk-like: protein MSKVDVMKSDTLLHLESKRRAEERSRSNCVEFPQSSLTDEQNTDLLQCQDTTEDSSTVKYRRYGSRLGGVKVRHKRQVLQDMARPLKHWLYKHRDNPYPTKTEKVLLALGSHMTLVQVSNWFANARRRLKNTVRQPDLSWALRIKLYNKYIQGNAERLSVCSDDTNSDDEECPLQTPISQSDFCRSSSHKSVLQKQGSVLAMADSANSDDSVSPPSKYKSSLLNRYLNDTLRHMMAAKADGVTTARKRRSHSESFSSNECDRDVVSPASSYETEANFVYHMEAMDYTSTKCDRDQEQDRRQQRRVNQGWREIHAAVALTNLAQGQSCTVGPTLTSRIIQKSSHISEVQTVNVALAHSV, encoded by the exons ATGAGCAAAGTTGACGTGATGAAGTCTGATACTTTGCTTCATTTGGAGAGCaaaaggagagcagaggagaggagcagatCGAACTGTGTAGAGTTTCCTCAGAGCAGTTTAACAGACGAGCAGAACACAGACCTGCTGCAATGCCAGGACACCACCGAAGACAGCTCTACTGTCAAGTATAGAAGATATGG GTCTCGTCTGGGTGGGGTCAAAGTTCGCCACAAGAGACAGGTGCTGCAGGATATGGCTCGACCACTGAAACATTGGCTGTACAAACACCGGGACAACCCCTACCCCACCAAGACAGAGAAGGTCTTGCTGGCTCTGGGCTCACATATGACTCTAGTGCAG GTTTCAAACTGGTTTGCAAATGCCCGGCGGAGGCTGAAGAACACAGTGAGACAGCCAGACCTGAGCTGGGCCCTGAGGATCAAActgtacaataaatacatcCAGGGAAACGCTGAGAGACTGAGCGTGTGCAGTGATGACACCAACTCAGATG ATGAAGAGTGTCCCTTACAAACTCCTATCAGCCAATCTGACTTTTGCCGGTCATCTTCCCACAAGAGCGTGCTCCAGAAACAGGGTAGCGTCCTCGCAATGGCAGACTCCGCTAACAGTGACGACAGCGTGTCGCCTCCGTCTAAGTACAAGAGCAGTTTACTGAATCGGTATCTGAACGACACCCTGCGGCACATGATGGCGGCTAAGGCCGATGGCGTCACCACGGCCCGCAAGAGGAGGAGCCACTCCGAGTCGTTCAGCTCCAACGAATGTGATCGAGATGTTGTCTCCCCAGCGTCGTCCTATGAAACAGAGGCCAACTTTGTCTATCACATGG AGGCAATGGACTATACTTCAACTAAATGTGATAG GGACCAGGAGCAGGACAGACGCCAGCAGAGACGAGTCAATCAAGGCTGGAGGGAGATCCACGCTGCCGTGGCTCTGACCAATTTGGCTCAGGG